CAATCGTACAAGACTTCTGGATGTTGCTTCCGTTAGGTGAAGCAGATAGAAAAAATGATCTTTTCCAATTTTTACAAGGTTATACAATGTTTGCTGAGTTTGATGAGAACTGGCTTCAATTGGTAGAACCACTTCGTATTATTAGATACATTCATTACGCTGCATGGATTGCAAAAAGATGGGAAGACCCTTCGTTTCCTTTGTTGTTTCCTCATTTTGGAACAGAAGAGTATTGGTTGAAAGAAACCTTAGACTTGGAATCAGCTAAAAAAGATTTGGAAGAACAGTCGAATGAAAATAAAACCGATCTGACAGACACAGAACCTGAAATGACAAATAAAGATTTTTTTTGGGATTGGGAAAACTGAGTTATTTATTTAAGTAGATGCGATAATGCAACTGCAAGTGCGTGAGAAACATTCAGAGAATCAATTTGGTTTTTCATCGGTATGTAAACTAATTGATCCGATAGATCGAGAACTTTAGGATCTACTCCTTCCGCTTCATTGCCAATGACCAATACAAAATTATTTTGTTTACCTATTTCATAAATAGTCTTTGTTTTGGCTGATAAACCGACACCATCCCTTGGAAGACTAAGTGATATAATCTTGTTTCCTGATTTTTTTGCAGAAGTTAATGTTTCTGTTAGGTTAGGAATACGAACCAATTCGATTTGAAATAAAGAACCCATGGAAACTCTCACACTTCTTCGGAGATAAGGTGATGCTGATTTGGAATCGAAAAGAACCGCTCGGATTCCGAATGCTGCTGCTGTACGCAAAATAGATCCAATATTTTCGCTATCGACGATTGAATTTACTAATAACATCGGTGGTTCAACATCTGAAAAGGAATTCCATTTCTGAAAACCTACTGCCATAAATCCCTGATGGACTGAAAATCCGATAGTTTCTTCAAATACGGATCTATCGGCAACAAAACACTGGTTAGGATCTGTGAGTTTAGATTGGATTAAGTCTTTATGTTTTTCCCAATATTTGGGCATACAGAACACAGACTCCACTCTGAGAGAGGAATGGAGGAGGCGGACGGATGTTTTTTCGTGATCAGCGATGAACTTTTCGGATGGATCTTCCTTTGCCTTAAGGAGTTGGTAAGTAGAGAGTCTTGGATCCTGTGGGGAGTGGATGATTTGCATTATGTCTCATTCCCCCGAGGAAGCCCCCACCCTGAATAGGGTGGTGGAGGCGGGCTTGTGGGTTTGTCCCTGAACTTCTAACACAAATTGTTATTTCCTTCAACCAAAGATTAGATTTTCAATAATATTCTTCCAGAAAGTTCATGTTATTGAAGCTGATACTTTGATTGGACAAATCCATTTGCATAA
This genomic interval from Leptospira sp. WS4.C2 contains the following:
- a CDS encoding TrmH family RNA methyltransferase codes for the protein MQIIHSPQDPRLSTYQLLKAKEDPSEKFIADHEKTSVRLLHSSLRVESVFCMPKYWEKHKDLIQSKLTDPNQCFVADRSVFEETIGFSVHQGFMAVGFQKWNSFSDVEPPMLLVNSIVDSENIGSILRTAAAFGIRAVLFDSKSASPYLRRSVRVSMGSLFQIELVRIPNLTETLTSAKKSGNKIISLSLPRDGVGLSAKTKTIYEIGKQNNFVLVIGNEAEGVDPKVLDLSDQLVYIPMKNQIDSLNVSHALAVALSHLLK